GGACCCGCAGGCGCCGTTCTTGCAGCCGTAGGGCAGGCCGATGCTATGGCGCAGCGCGGCGCCCAGGATGGTTTCGTCGGCGGCCACTTCGAACTTGTGGCCACTCGGCATGACGGTAACTTGATAAGCCATAATCGGGTCTATGAACCAAATTCTGTCGCCGCAAGCGGCGTTGTCTTCCCCTCGGGGCGTCCGGCGTCGTCGGCTGGGCCGGCCGCGCCTGCTGATCGTGGGCTGCGGCGACGTGGGCACCCGCATCCTGCGGGAGCTGGCCACGCGCATGCGTGTGTTCGCCGTCACGTCGCAACCGGCCCGGCGGGCCGAGCTGCGCGAGGCCGGCGCGGTGCCGCTGGTGGCCGACCTGGATCGTCCCGCCACGCTGGCGCGGCTGTCGCGCCTGGCGGACCGGGTCATCAACCTGGCGCCGCCGCCCGGCCTGGGCGAGGGCGATCCGCGCACACGGGCCTTGCTGGCCGCCCTGCGGCGCACCGCGTGGCGCCGGGCGCGCACTGCGCGCTTCGGCCCCGGTCCCGGCGAGGCCGCCATTCTACCCGAGCGGGGCTGGCACCGCGCGTTCGAGGCGTCCGCGCGCCACCGGGCCAACGGGGCCTTCGTCTACGCCAGCACGACCGGCGTCTACGGCGACCGCGGCGGTGCCCGCGTGCAGGAATTCCACACGGTACGCCCGCAGACCGCCCGCGCGCGCCGGCGCGTGGCGGCGGAGTCGGCGGTGCGCGCGTTCGGCCGCGATGCCGGCTGGCGCGCCAGCATCGTCCGCATCCCCGGTATCTATGCCGACGACCGCCTGCCCGTGGCGCGGCTGCACAAGCGCACCCCGGCGCTGGCGCCGCAGGACGACGTCTACACCAGCCACATCCACGCCGACGACCTGGCGCGCGCGATGATCGCCGCGCTCTGGCGCGGCCGGCCCCAGCGCGTGGTCCACGCCAGCGACGACACCGAACTGCGCATGGCCGACTATTTCGACCTCGTGGCCGACCGCAAGGGGCTGCCCCGCCCGCCCCGCATCAGCCGGCAGCAGGCCCGCGAGACCATC
This sequence is a window from Cupriavidus pauculus. Protein-coding genes within it:
- a CDS encoding NAD-dependent epimerase/dehydratase family protein; the protein is MNQILSPQAALSSPRGVRRRRLGRPRLLIVGCGDVGTRILRELATRMRVFAVTSQPARRAELREAGAVPLVADLDRPATLARLSRLADRVINLAPPPGLGEGDPRTRALLAALRRTAWRRARTARFGPGPGEAAILPERGWHRAFEASARHRANGAFVYASTTGVYGDRGGARVQEFHTVRPQTARARRRVAAESAVRAFGRDAGWRASIVRIPGIYADDRLPVARLHKRTPALAPQDDVYTSHIHADDLARAMIAALWRGRPQRVVHASDDTELRMADYFDLVADRKGLPRPPRISRQQARETIDPTLLSFMSESRRLDNRRLKRELRLRLRYPTVAAFFDR